A genomic region of Micromonospora sp. NBRC 110009 contains the following coding sequences:
- a CDS encoding FGGY-family carbohydrate kinase, with the protein MTIPHTCYLGVDVGLTATKVAAFDVVGNELAVVHARTPRTSVTAHRHDVDMTALADTVLALLAEVGGKLAAEGYAPAGIGVAAHGNGIYPVDGSLRPIGPAIASSDSRAQHIVQAIPPEGARRLARETGSIPWVAQPAVLLRWLRDTEPATYAATRWVLSCKDWVTAQLTGVASADYSDASAFGMVGLDTRAYTPTALELVGLPAADLDRFPPLRRSDEVVAGLSAATAARTGLPEGLPVIAGCMDCVAATLGAGGRDLGDGTIIVGTWAINGVVVPARTPAPEVTLSAFMPDPATMLAMEVAPTSAANLEWLACAGVPHRQTGGVAAAELLQEAAAVPPGADGLLFLPFVNGAPEHPSASGTFLGVSSNHRRGHLTRAVIEGVAQYHRVQLDRVLASGADVGDRPWRLAGGGARSTVWAQIFADVLGRPVRRQLTSELGARGVASLLPGALGHDVPPWTVNDEDDLCVHPGPDRAAYLEHAQVFDRCLARMSAVWSEVERYRNPGGSC; encoded by the coding sequence GTGACGATCCCGCACACCTGCTACCTCGGGGTCGACGTCGGCCTCACCGCCACCAAGGTGGCCGCCTTCGACGTCGTCGGCAACGAGCTGGCCGTGGTGCACGCCCGCACGCCACGCACCAGCGTCACCGCCCACCGCCACGACGTGGACATGACCGCCCTCGCCGACACGGTGCTGGCGCTGCTGGCGGAGGTCGGCGGCAAGCTGGCCGCCGAGGGGTACGCCCCGGCGGGCATCGGCGTGGCCGCACACGGCAACGGCATCTACCCGGTCGACGGGTCCCTGCGCCCGATCGGGCCGGCCATTGCCTCGTCCGACAGTCGGGCGCAGCACATCGTGCAGGCGATCCCGCCCGAGGGGGCCCGCCGGCTGGCCCGGGAGACCGGCTCGATCCCGTGGGTCGCCCAGCCCGCCGTCCTGCTGCGCTGGCTGCGGGACACCGAACCGGCGACGTACGCCGCCACCCGGTGGGTGCTCTCCTGCAAGGACTGGGTCACCGCGCAGCTCACCGGCGTGGCCAGCGCGGACTACAGCGACGCCAGCGCGTTCGGCATGGTCGGGCTCGACACGCGGGCGTACACGCCGACGGCGCTCGAACTGGTCGGGCTGCCCGCCGCCGACCTGGACCGGTTCCCACCGCTGCGCAGGTCCGACGAGGTCGTCGCCGGACTGAGCGCGGCGACCGCGGCCCGCACCGGGCTGCCCGAGGGCCTGCCGGTCATCGCCGGGTGCATGGACTGTGTGGCCGCCACCCTGGGCGCCGGGGGACGGGACCTCGGGGACGGGACGATCATCGTCGGCACCTGGGCGATCAACGGAGTGGTGGTGCCCGCGCGCACCCCCGCCCCGGAGGTCACGCTCAGCGCGTTCATGCCCGATCCGGCCACCATGCTGGCCATGGAGGTGGCCCCCACGTCGGCGGCCAACCTCGAATGGCTCGCCTGCGCCGGGGTGCCCCACCGGCAGACCGGCGGCGTCGCCGCGGCGGAACTGCTGCAGGAGGCCGCCGCGGTGCCGCCGGGCGCCGACGGTCTGCTGTTCCTGCCCTTCGTCAACGGCGCGCCCGAGCATCCGTCGGCGTCCGGCACCTTCCTCGGCGTCTCCAGCAACCACCGCCGGGGCCACCTCACCCGGGCGGTCATCGAAGGCGTCGCGCAGTACCACCGGGTGCAGCTCGACCGGGTGCTGGCCAGCGGCGCGGACGTCGGTGACCGACCCTGGCGGCTGGCCGGCGGGGGCGCGCGGTCGACGGTGTGGGCGCAGATCTTCGCCGACGTGCTGGGCCGGCCGGTCCGGCGGCAGCTCACCAGCGAACTCGGCGCCCGGGGGGTCGCCTCCCTGCTTCCCGGCGCCCTCGGCCACGACGTGCCGCCGTGGACCGTCAACGACGAGGACGACCTCTGCGTGCACCCGGGGCCAGACCGCGCCGCCTACCTGGAGCACGCCCAGGTGTTCGACCGCTG